A section of the Penaeus chinensis breed Huanghai No. 1 chromosome 17, ASM1920278v2, whole genome shotgun sequence genome encodes:
- the LOC125033950 gene encoding purine nucleoside phosphorylase-like isoform X2 yields MDVKELTRSRPEGEPRTLRAYASGGGSMCLELTVSGDETAYPFELIQESANYLLTGTKHRPKIGVICGSGLGGLADQLGDRDVFPYEDIPNFPVSTVKGHAGRMVIGLLSGVPVMCMQGRFHAYEGYPLWKCAMPVRVMKLMGVEHVIITNAAGGLNPEFKVGDIMIIKDHINMQGFAGDSPLRGRNDERFGPRFPAMNNAYDKDLRSMAKKIAHGMNLGNVVREGVYVMLGGPTYETVAELKLLRILGVDAVGMSTVPEVVVARHCGMKVFAFSLITNECITEYETDAEANHEEVIDVANKRKSDLQELARRIIVSMNEDCQEN; encoded by the exons CGAAGGAGAACCGCGCACCCTGCGGGCATATGCATCAGGAGGCGGGTCTATGTGCCTGGAGCTCACAGTCTCCGGAGATGAAACTGC aTATCCGTTCGAGCTGATCCAGGAAAGTGCGAATTACCTGCTGACGGGGACCAAACACCGACCCAAGATTGGCGTCATATGTGGATCCGGTTTGG GTGGGCTGGCTGACCAGCTGGGCGACCGAGATGTCTTCCCCTACGAAGACATCCCCAACTTCCCCGTGTCAACAGTCAAGGGACACGCAGGCAGGATGGTGATCGGCCTACTCTCCGGGGTGCCTGTCATGTGCATGCAGGGCCGCTTCCACGCTTATGAGGGCTACCCGCTGTGGAAG TGCGCCATGCCGGTGCGAGTGATGAAGCTGATGGGCGTCGAACATGTCATCATCACCAACGCCGCCGGCGGACTCAACCCGGAGTTCAAAGTCGGTGACATCATGATCATCAAAGATCATATCAACATGCAG GGCTTCGCCGGAGACTCGCCTCTGCGAGGGCGCAACGACGAGCGCTTCGGGCCTCGGTTCCCAGCCATGAACAACGCCTACGACAAGGACCTGCGCTCCATGGCCAAAAAGATCGCTCATGGCATGAATCTCGGCAACGTAGTGCGCGAGGGCGTCTACGTGATGCTCGGGGGGCCCACCTACGAGACGGTGGCGGAGCTGAAGTTGCTCAGAATTCTTGGAGTCGACGCCGTGGGCATGAGCACCGTTCCGGAG GTTGTTGTAGCACGACACTGCGGCATGAAAGTGTTCGCGTTCTCGCTGATCACCAACGAATGCATCACCGAGTATGAGACAGACGCAGAGGCCAACCACGAAGAG GTTATTGACGTGGCCAACAAGCGCAAGAGCGACCTGCAAGAACTAGCACGCAGAATAATCGTATCTATGAATGAAGATTGCCAGGAGAATTAG
- the LOC125033950 gene encoding purine nucleoside phosphorylase-like isoform X4 — protein MLNEYEGEPRTLRAYASGGGSMCLELTVSGDETAYPFELIQESANYLLTGTKHRPKIGVICGSGLGGLADQLGDRDVFPYEDIPNFPVSTVKGHAGRMVIGLLSGVPVMCMQGRFHAYEGYPLWKCAMPVRVMKLMGVEHVIITNAAGGLNPEFKVGDIMIIKDHINMQGFAGDSPLRGRNDERFGPRFPAMNNAYDKDLRSMAKKIAHGMNLGNVVREGVYVMLGGPTYETVAELKLLRILGVDAVGMSTVPEVVVARHCGMKVFAFSLITNECITEYETDAEANHEEVIDVANKRKSDLQELARRIIVSMNEDCQEN, from the exons CGAAGGAGAACCGCGCACCCTGCGGGCATATGCATCAGGAGGCGGGTCTATGTGCCTGGAGCTCACAGTCTCCGGAGATGAAACTGC aTATCCGTTCGAGCTGATCCAGGAAAGTGCGAATTACCTGCTGACGGGGACCAAACACCGACCCAAGATTGGCGTCATATGTGGATCCGGTTTGG GTGGGCTGGCTGACCAGCTGGGCGACCGAGATGTCTTCCCCTACGAAGACATCCCCAACTTCCCCGTGTCAACAGTCAAGGGACACGCAGGCAGGATGGTGATCGGCCTACTCTCCGGGGTGCCTGTCATGTGCATGCAGGGCCGCTTCCACGCTTATGAGGGCTACCCGCTGTGGAAG TGCGCCATGCCGGTGCGAGTGATGAAGCTGATGGGCGTCGAACATGTCATCATCACCAACGCCGCCGGCGGACTCAACCCGGAGTTCAAAGTCGGTGACATCATGATCATCAAAGATCATATCAACATGCAG GGCTTCGCCGGAGACTCGCCTCTGCGAGGGCGCAACGACGAGCGCTTCGGGCCTCGGTTCCCAGCCATGAACAACGCCTACGACAAGGACCTGCGCTCCATGGCCAAAAAGATCGCTCATGGCATGAATCTCGGCAACGTAGTGCGCGAGGGCGTCTACGTGATGCTCGGGGGGCCCACCTACGAGACGGTGGCGGAGCTGAAGTTGCTCAGAATTCTTGGAGTCGACGCCGTGGGCATGAGCACCGTTCCGGAG GTTGTTGTAGCACGACACTGCGGCATGAAAGTGTTCGCGTTCTCGCTGATCACCAACGAATGCATCACCGAGTATGAGACAGACGCAGAGGCCAACCACGAAGAG GTTATTGACGTGGCCAACAAGCGCAAGAGCGACCTGCAAGAACTAGCACGCAGAATAATCGTATCTATGAATGAAGATTGCCAGGAGAATTAG